The genome window ACAAATCCAGGTAACGATTAGTGATGGAATAGCTCCCGCCAGGGCTTTGCCTAAGAGTAGTTCCCATGTTTTAACCGGAGTTGCCAGTAAAGCTTCTAGGCTTCCCGAAAGTTTCTCATCAACAATGCTGAAGGTAGCCACGCTCACGGAAATCATTACCGGAATTAGGAGCATATAGAAACTGAATTGACTGAGTAGAAGCACCTGAAACCGTTCGCCTCCGGACAGTAATGCTACTTCTGGGGTAGCTCTTTGGAGATTTGCCAGGGCATTCTGAAAGATTGATATATTAAGCGCCGATTCACCGGCGAAATTCACTGCCAGCCAGATATAAAGTATCAATTGCCCGATAATTAGCAGCGGCAATAGAGTAACCAGTAAAGTAGTGTTGATATCTGTAAACAGGAATTGCCACTCTTTCA of Dehalococcoidales bacterium contains these proteins:
- a CDS encoding ABC transporter permease subunit — its product is MSRKRIVNILLKEWQFLFTDINTTLLVTLLPLLIIGQLILYIWLAVNFAGESALNISIFQNALANLQRATPEVALLSGGERFQVLLLSQFSFYMLLIPVMISVSVATFSIVDEKLSGSLEALLATPVKTWELLLGKALAGAIPSLIVTWICSGIFLLVVRAMGWGYLLDMVMTPVWFISLFLFTPTVTILSFLLGVIGSSRAKDAKGAQNLVLLVVLPVLALIALQITGIIWFTAFSALILAFGIGLVNLFVLRVAVQLFQRES